Proteins encoded in a region of the Enoplosus armatus isolate fEnoArm2 chromosome 16, fEnoArm2.hap1, whole genome shotgun sequence genome:
- the LOC139298544 gene encoding ATPase family AAA domain-containing protein 2-like isoform X3 has protein sequence MVTLRGRGRGDADQSGGQQQQRRPVRSSDSPPRAPPGTRSRSTVTRSEESRLSNGFNAEDEEPNHIDSETLEDEDEKPATAVIRKSPRLQNTAGGRRSGLRRSTRPTKPVSTNTARPVLKRMDSMKKRRRLSGNKEGKIYSKAQRRRTPVLPQRELSDSEDEKGAVDDEDSRQEVAADEDSNSSANRNFDAKLSRASSLYQGPGSEFPRGTFRIGASGPNTTRRGAFRQTKNAWSHQSDEDNDSDDEVQNTEKAPGSRQPLGLLRTRRDKMNAGAGLADIDPITIDQSVGFDSIGGLSGHISALKEMVVFPLLYPEVFDNFKIQPPRGCLFYGPPGTGKTLVARALANECSHGNRQVAFFMRKGADCLSKWVGESERQLRLLFEQAYQMRPSIIFFDEIDGLAPVRSSRQDQIHSSIVSTLLALMDGLDSRGEVVVIGATNRLDSIDPALRRPGRFDREFLFGLPDRESRKEILKIHTRQWKPPPSEDFLDELAERCVGYCGADIRAVCTEAALCALRRRYPQIYGTSQKLLLDVSSIAVSSCDFVAAMRKMSPASHRLAASPAKPLSHVVHPLLGAALRDVLEALQRLFPHAEQGMKRKREPDLTSGVLDDGLMCGVDEGSSTSSISTPSTSRSRNFLHFARSAVKHPTSHRPRMLLAGRPGAGQTSHLAPAVLHALERFTVHSLDSAVLFGVSSTSPEEACAQLFCEAKRTSPSILYIPHIQQWWDTTGPALKASFFSLLGSIPSFSPILLLATCSVPHQQLDPEIQSLFREEYGEVYTISVPTRQERTDFFQDLVLDQAAEAPPSNKKTLTQAMEILPLAPLPPPRQLPEQERLHLEEQEEDVLRELRLFLRNVTECLSLDRRFKAFTKPVDIEEVPDYMVVIRRPMDLSTLLTNIDEHKYVTVREFMSDADLIWQNALEYNPDSDPMDRHIRHRACALKDTVRGIMRNELDEDFERYCEEIKESRIKRASSGGTETNQEQADGVSALTRNGPGPRHKCNRGETRANMAALEQMQLFSRGRSEEVLDEETPRLVVDHSKLRDLLSRAVSKSEGAEVEPLEKLYALLAQCIYRHRHNYNKTELIQEMKKEIDGFS, from the exons ATGGTGACGCTCCGCGGTAGAGGCAGAGGGGACGCGGATCAGAGCGgcgggcagcagcagcagcggaggcCGGTCAGGAGCTCCGATTCCCCGCCGCGGGCTCCACCAGGGACCCGGAGCAGGAGCACGGTCACCCGGTCGGAGGAATCCAGGCTGTCCAAT ggatTTAATGCTGAAGATGAAGAACCGAATCACATTGATTCAGAAACACTCgaggatgaagatgagaagCCAGCGACAGCCGTCATCAG GAAATCTCCAAGGCTTCAAAACACTGCAG GTGGCCGGAGGAGTGGGCTGAGGAGAAGCACCAGGCCGACCAAACCCGTCAGCACCAA CACGGCCAGGCCGGTCCTGAAGAGGATGGACAgcatgaagaagaggaggcggCTTAGCGGTAACAAAGAAGGA AAGATCTACTCTAAAGCCCAGAGGAGGAGAACACCCGTGCTGCCACAGAGAGAGCTGAGTGACAGCGAGGATGAAAAGG GTGCAGTCGATGACGAGGACAGCAGGCAGGAAGTGGCTGCAGATGAAGACAGCAACAGCAGCGCTAACCGGAACTTTGACGCCAAACTGAGCCGAGCGTCGTCGCTCTACCAGGGACCCGGCAGCG AGTTCCCGAGAGGAACCTTCAGGATCGGCGCCTCAGGTCCAAACACGACCCGCAGAGGAGCGTTCAG ACAAACTAAGAATGCGTGGTCGCACCAGTCTGATGAAGACAACGACTCTGATGATGAAgtgcaaaacactgaaaaagccCCTGGAAG CCGTCAGCCGCTCGGCCTGCTGAGGACTCGCAGAGACAAGATGAACGCAGGAGCAGGTCTGGCTGACATTGATCCCATAACCATCGACCAATCA GTGGGTTTTGACAGCATCGGAGGTCTGTCGGGTCACATCTCAGCTCTGAAGGAGATGGTTGTCTTCCCGCTTCTCTACCCCGAGGTGTTTGACAACTTCAAGATCCAGCCTcccag AGGTTGTCTGTTTTACGGACCTCCTGGGACGGGGAAAACGCTGGTTGCCCGGGCACTGGCCAACGAGTGTAGCCACGGCAACAGGCAGGTGGCCTTCTTCATGAGGAAGGGAGCCGACTGCCTCAGCAAGTGGGTGGGCGAGTCGGAGCGGCAGCTGCGGCTTCTGTTCGAGCAG GCGTATCAGATGCGTCCCTCTATCATCTTCTTTGACGAGATCGACGGCCTGGCTCCGGTCCGATCCAGCAGACAGGACCAGATACACAG CTCCATCGTGTCGACGCTGCTGGCTCTGATGGACGGGTTGGACAGCCGAGGTGAGGTCGTGGTGATCGGAGCGACAAACCGGCTGGACTCCATCGACCCGGCGCTGCGACGGCCCGGCCGCTTCGACAGGGAGTTCCTGTTCGGGCTGCCTGACAGAGAG tctcGTAAAGAGATTCTGAAAATCCACACCAGGCAGTGGAAACCTCCTCCGTCTGAAGATTTCCTGGATGAACTGGCTGAGAGATGTGTGG GTTACTGCGGCGCTGACATCAGGGCGGTGTGCACTGAGGCGGCGCTGTGCGCTCTGCGCCGCCGCTACCCGCAGATCTACGGCACCTCCCAGAAGCTCCTGCTGGACGTCTCCTCCATCGCCGTCAGCAGCTGCGACTTTGTGGCGGCCATGAGGAAGATGTCGCCGGCCTCCCACCGCCTCGCTGCTTCGCCCGCCAAACCCCTGTCACACGTGGTTCACCCGCTGCTGGGCGCCGCCCTGCGCGACGTCCTGGAGGCTCTGCAGAGGCTGTTCCCTCACGCAGAGCaggggatgaagaggaagagggagccAG ATCTGACCTCTGGTGTCCTCGACGACGGCCTGATGTGTGGAGTCGATGAGGGCTCCAGCACATCCAGCATCTCCACACCCTCCACCTCCAGGAGCAGAAACTTCCTGCACTTTGCCAG GAGTGCAGTTAAACACCCAACGTCTCACCGTCCCAGGATGCTCCTGGCAGGTCGTCCTGGTGCTGGTCAGACCTCCCACCTGGCTCCTGCGGTTCTGCACGCTTTGGAGCGTTTCACTGTCCACAGCCTGGACTCTGCGGTGCTGTTTGGAGTCAGCAGCACCTCCCCGGAGGAGGCCTGCGCCCAG CTGTTCTGTGAGGCCAAGCGAACGTCTCCCAGCATCCTCTACATCCCCCACATCCAGCAGTGGTGGGACACTACGGGGCCCGCCTTGAAGGCCTCCTTCTTCAGCCTGCTGGGCAGcatcccctccttctcccccatcctcctcctcgccaCCTGCAGCGTCCCCCATCAGCAGCTGGACCCAGAG aTTCAGTCTCTGTTTCGGGAGGAGTACGGGGAGGTTTACACCATCAGTGTTCCCACCCGGCAAGAGAGGACCGATTTCTTCCAGGACCTCGTTCTGGACCAGGCGGCCGAGGCTCCGCCGtccaataaaaaaacat TGACTCAGGCCATGGAGATCCTTCCCCTGGCTCCCCTGCCTCCCCCCCGCCAGCTGCCGGAGCAGGAGCGCCTCCatctggaggagcaggaggaggacgtgCTGCGGGAGCTCCGCCTCTTCCTGCGTAACGTCACAGAGTGCCTGAGTCTGGACCGCCGCTTCAAGGCCTTCACCAAACCGGTCGACATAGAGGAG GTCCCGGACTACATGGTGGTGATCAGGAGGCCCATGGACCTCTCCACGCTGCTGACCAACATCGACGAGCACAAGTACGTCACCGTCAGAGAGTTCATGTCTGACGCAGACCTCATCTGGCAGAACGCCCTCGAGTACAACCCAGACAGCGACCCCATGG accgTCACATCCGTCACCGTGCGTGCGCTCTGAAGGACACGGTGCGCGGCATCATGAGAAACGAGCTGGACGAGGACTTTGAGAGATACTGCGAGGAGATCAAAGAGTCGCGCATCAAGAGAG cTTCCTCCGGTGGGACTGAGACCAACCAAGAGCAGGCGGACGGCGTCTCGGCCCTCACCAGGAACGGCCCCGGACCTCGAC